One genomic segment of Bacteroides caccae includes these proteins:
- a CDS encoding long-chain fatty acid--CoA ligase, with the protein MEQEHQFIDYIEQSIIKNWDKDSLTDYKGITLQYKDVARKIAKFHIVLESAGIQPGDKIAVCGRNSAHWAVTFLATITYGAVIVPILHEFKADNIHNIVNHSEAKLLFVGDQAWENLNEDAMPLLEGIASLTDFSSLVSRNEKLTYAFEHRNAIYGQRYPKNFRPEHICYRKDRPEELAIINYTSGTTGYSKGVMLPYRSIWSNVAYCFEMLPVKPGDHIVSMLPMGHVFGMVYDFLYGFSAGAHIYFLTRMPSPKIISQSFSEIKPRVISCVPLIVEKIIKKDILPKVDSKIGKLLLKVPIVNDKIKSLARQAAMEIFGGNFDEIIIGGAPFNAEVEAFLKKIGFPYTIAYGMTECGPIICSSRWDTLKLASCGKATTRMEVRIDSPDPKTHAGEIVCRGANMMLGYYKNPEATAQIIDVNGWLHTGDLGVMDEEGYVTVRGRSKNMLLTSSGQNIYPEEIESKLNNMPYVAESLIVLQHDKLVALIYPDFDDAFAHGLQQNDIQKAMEVNRVELNQQLPNYCQISKIKIHFEEFEKTAKKSIKRFMYQEAKG; encoded by the coding sequence ATGGAACAAGAACATCAGTTCATCGACTATATTGAACAAAGCATTATCAAGAACTGGGATAAAGACTCTTTGACTGACTACAAAGGAATTACCCTCCAATATAAAGATGTGGCTCGTAAAATAGCTAAATTCCACATTGTTTTAGAAAGTGCCGGTATTCAGCCGGGAGACAAGATAGCAGTCTGCGGACGTAACAGTGCCCATTGGGCTGTCACTTTTCTGGCTACTATCACTTACGGAGCCGTAATTGTTCCTATTCTCCATGAATTTAAAGCGGATAATATCCATAATATTGTCAACCACTCCGAAGCCAAACTGCTTTTTGTCGGCGACCAGGCATGGGAAAACCTGAATGAAGACGCCATGCCCCTGTTGGAAGGAATCGCGTCACTCACCGATTTCTCATCATTGGTATCACGCAATGAAAAACTGACATATGCTTTCGAACACCGGAATGCGATATACGGTCAACGTTACCCGAAGAATTTCCGCCCGGAGCATATCTGTTACCGGAAAGACAGGCCCGAGGAACTGGCTATTATCAACTATACTTCAGGAACCACAGGCTATTCAAAAGGTGTCATGCTCCCCTATCGCAGTATCTGGTCGAATGTGGCCTATTGTTTTGAAATGCTTCCCGTCAAACCGGGCGACCATATCGTTTCCATGCTTCCTATGGGACACGTTTTCGGTATGGTATACGATTTCTTATATGGCTTCTCCGCAGGTGCGCATATCTATTTCCTGACACGTATGCCGTCTCCGAAAATCATCTCACAATCTTTCTCGGAGATTAAGCCCAGAGTTATCTCTTGCGTACCTTTGATTGTAGAAAAGATTATCAAGAAAGATATCCTCCCTAAAGTGGATAGCAAAATCGGAAAGTTATTGCTCAAAGTACCTATCGTCAATGACAAAATCAAATCGTTGGCCCGCCAGGCAGCTATGGAAATCTTCGGAGGTAATTTCGACGAAATCATTATCGGCGGCGCTCCTTTCAATGCCGAAGTAGAAGCTTTTCTCAAAAAGATAGGTTTCCCCTACACCATTGCTTATGGCATGACAGAATGTGGTCCGATTATCTGCTCCAGCCGTTGGGATACATTGAAACTTGCTTCCTGCGGAAAGGCCACCACCCGAATGGAAGTCCGCATTGATTCCCCGGATCCTAAAACTCATGCCGGAGAGATTGTTTGCAGGGGAGCGAATATGATGCTCGGATATTATAAGAATCCGGAAGCTACCGCACAAATCATTGATGTAAACGGGTGGTTGCATACAGGAGATCTGGGCGTTATGGATGAAGAAGGTTATGTAACTGTTCGCGGACGTAGCAAGAATATGCTTCTCACTTCCAGCGGACAGAATATCTATCCGGAAGAGATAGAAAGCAAACTGAATAATATGCCGTATGTGGCGGAATCATTAATCGTATTGCAACACGACAAACTGGTGGCGCTTATCTATCCGGATTTTGACGATGCATTTGCTCACGGATTGCAGCAAAACGATATCCAGAAAGCTATGGAAGTCAACCGTGTCGAACTGAATCAACAATTGCCTAACTACTGCCAGATCAGCAAGATTAAAATTCATTTCGAGGAATTTGAAAAGACAGCGAAGAAATCAATCAAACGTTTCATGTATCAGGAAGCAAAAGGATAA
- a CDS encoding potassium/proton antiporter, translating to MIFTAENTLLIGSILLFVSIVVGKTGYRFGVPTLLLFLVVGMLFGSDGLGLQFHDAKDAQFIGMVALSIILFSGGMDTKFKEIKPILGPGIVLSTVGVLLTALFTGLFIWWLSGMSWTNIYLPITTSLLLAATMSSTDSASVFAILRSQKMNLKHNLRPMLELESGSNDPMAYMLTIVLIQFIQSAGMGVGAIVGSFVIQFMVGAGAGYVLGKLAIRMLNKLNIDNQALYPILLLAFVFFTFSITDLLKGNGYLAVYIAGIMVGNNKIMHRKDIYTFMDGLTWLFQIIMFLCLGLLVNPHEMLEVAVVALLIGVFMILIGRPLSVFLCLLPFRKITMKSRLFVSWVGLRGAVPIIFATYPVVAGVEGSNIIFNIVFFITIVSLVVQGTTISFVARMLNLSKPLEKTGNDFGVELPEEIDSDLSDMTITTEMLEEADTLKDMNLPKGTLVMIVKRGDEFLIPNGTLKLHVGDKLLLISEKSKEEVNESE from the coding sequence ATGATATTTACAGCAGAAAACACCTTACTTATTGGTTCTATCTTACTTTTCGTCAGCATTGTTGTTGGAAAAACCGGATACCGCTTCGGAGTGCCCACTTTATTACTATTCCTTGTAGTAGGAATGCTATTCGGAAGTGACGGGCTCGGACTCCAGTTCCATGACGCCAAAGATGCACAATTCATTGGTATGGTTGCATTAAGCATCATCTTGTTTTCGGGAGGTATGGATACGAAGTTCAAAGAAATCAAACCCATTTTAGGACCAGGTATCGTGCTTTCTACCGTCGGAGTTTTACTCACTGCCCTTTTCACCGGATTGTTTATCTGGTGGCTATCCGGCATGAGTTGGACAAATATTTATCTGCCTATCACGACTTCATTGTTATTGGCAGCTACTATGTCGTCTACCGACTCGGCCTCCGTATTCGCTATCCTGCGTTCGCAGAAAATGAATCTGAAACATAACCTCCGTCCCATGTTGGAATTGGAAAGTGGTAGTAATGACCCTATGGCGTATATGCTGACCATTGTGCTGATACAGTTTATCCAATCGGCAGGTATGGGAGTCGGTGCTATTGTCGGTTCATTTGTCATTCAGTTTATGGTAGGTGCAGGTGCCGGATATGTACTCGGAAAGCTGGCTATCCGTATGCTGAACAAACTCAATATTGACAACCAGGCATTGTATCCGATATTATTGCTGGCTTTTGTATTCTTCACCTTTTCTATCACCGACTTGCTGAAAGGTAACGGTTACCTTGCCGTATACATCGCAGGTATCATGGTAGGAAACAATAAAATCATGCACCGCAAGGACATCTACACATTTATGGACGGATTGACCTGGCTGTTCCAAATCATCATGTTCCTTTGCCTCGGACTTCTCGTCAATCCGCACGAAATGCTGGAAGTAGCAGTAGTAGCCTTGTTGATCGGTGTCTTTATGATTCTCATCGGGCGTCCGTTAAGCGTGTTCCTCTGCCTGCTCCCTTTCCGGAAGATTACCATGAAATCACGGTTGTTCGTATCATGGGTAGGACTACGCGGTGCCGTACCTATCATCTTTGCCACCTATCCGGTAGTTGCAGGCGTGGAAGGTTCGAATATCATCTTTAATATCGTATTCTTCATTACCATTGTCTCGTTGGTTGTGCAGGGAACAACGATTTCTTTCGTTGCCCGCATGCTGAACCTCTCCAAACCACTGGAGAAAACAGGGAATGACTTTGGAGTGGAGCTGCCGGAAGAAATAGACTCCGACCTTAGCGACATGACCATTACCACGGAAATGCTGGAAGAAGCAGATACCTTGAAGGATATGAATCTTCCCAAAGGAACATTGGTTATGATAGTGAAACGCGGAGATGAGTTTTTAATTCCTAACGGAACACTGAAACTTCATGTAGGAGACAAGTTGCTCCTTATCTCCGAAAAATCAAAAGAGGAAGTGAACGAATCCGAATAA
- a CDS encoding uracil-xanthine permease family protein, with translation MDSNNLTPLRKGIVGVQFLFVAFGATVLVPLLVGLDPSTALFTAGIGTLIFHAVTRGKVPIFLGSSFAFIAPIIKATELYGLPGTLSGMVGVALVYFVMSALVKWQGIRVIEKLFPPVVIGPVIILIGLSLAGTGVNMAKENWVLALLSLVTAVIVSMKAKGLLKLIPIFCGIIVGYLAAWLFYDLDLSGVRDAAWIGLPQFVFPKFSWEPVLFMIPVAIAPVIEHIGDVYVVNTVAGKDFVKDPGLHRTLLGDGLACFFAGLVGGPPVTTYSEVTGAMSLTKITNPQVIRIAAFSAILFSVIGKISALLKSIPSAVLGGIMLLLFGTIACAGIANLVNNCIDLSRTRNIIIVSLTLTVGIGGAVFTWGEFSLSGIGLAALVGVLLNLILPRND, from the coding sequence ATGGATTCAAATAATCTTACTCCTTTAAGGAAAGGGATAGTGGGAGTACAATTCCTGTTTGTAGCCTTTGGAGCTACGGTCCTTGTACCGTTATTGGTCGGGCTCGACCCTTCCACTGCTTTATTTACCGCCGGAATCGGTACTCTTATCTTTCACGCTGTCACTCGTGGGAAGGTTCCTATTTTCTTGGGAAGTAGTTTTGCTTTTATTGCTCCTATCATAAAAGCGACGGAACTTTACGGATTACCCGGCACTTTATCGGGCATGGTAGGGGTTGCGCTTGTTTATTTTGTAATGAGTGCGCTTGTCAAGTGGCAGGGGATAAGGGTAATTGAGAAATTGTTTCCTCCGGTTGTCATAGGTCCGGTCATTATTCTGATTGGACTGTCTCTGGCGGGAACCGGTGTGAATATGGCAAAAGAAAACTGGGTGCTGGCCTTGTTGTCGTTGGTTACTGCGGTTATTGTTTCGATGAAAGCGAAAGGACTTTTAAAACTGATACCTATCTTTTGTGGGATTATAGTAGGTTATCTGGCCGCATGGCTTTTCTATGATTTGGATTTATCCGGTGTCAGAGATGCGGCATGGATTGGTTTGCCTCAATTTGTTTTCCCTAAGTTTTCGTGGGAACCGGTGCTGTTTATGATTCCGGTAGCGATTGCTCCGGTGATAGAGCATATTGGTGATGTATATGTGGTCAACACTGTTGCCGGAAAAGATTTTGTGAAAGACCCCGGTCTGCATCGTACTTTATTGGGAGACGGTCTGGCTTGTTTTTTTGCCGGACTGGTAGGCGGCCCTCCTGTAACTACTTATTCCGAAGTAACGGGTGCCATGTCTCTGACGAAGATCACTAATCCGCAGGTAATCCGGATTGCCGCGTTTTCTGCTATCTTATTTTCTGTTATAGGTAAGATCAGTGCATTGTTGAAATCAATTCCGAGTGCAGTGTTGGGTGGAATTATGCTTTTACTCTTCGGTACAATAGCCTGTGCGGGTATAGCCAATCTGGTAAATAATTGTATTGACTTGAGTCGTACAAGGAATATTATCATCGTATCTTTAACATTGACTGTCGGTATCGGCGGAGCTGTTTTTACCTGGGGGGAATTTTCTTTATCCGGTATCGGACTGGCAGCTTTGGTAGGCGTACTCCTTAATTTGATTTTGCCGA